A stretch of the Polyangiaceae bacterium genome encodes the following:
- a CDS encoding carboxypeptidase regulatory-like domain-containing protein: MGARGSLILGLLVAACSGQPAAAIPPPAEARPLPPKPTGSTTPATARATPAPVEWRFPEATEPGELYVGVPGQGVLRLGPAGFEVVLATPESPVALSATPNGAVFASFYTFGTAKISGTKVTHLSARTYSHLAFTKQDDVWATPDRFDWELHHFSGGKWIPVAKREAFKGRFDDNKLNAIAVVEDEVWVSSWNGLFLKEGRKWAKVAPPRGAASERAPYALMVFDDHLLASYDAGLFMRLPGAWAKLNWSSHGIGALNSKGLAVGRPGGGSLEVGQLGRDEPQLSLDAARAGRVVDLNVDEAGRIWVVGDHALLVFDSAGQLLVEYGPGSLRGLAGPVQFLATTRGGPRALPGPHAPVERTIKGRVQIYKNSHPLRGARVVICSGLLDCDKAPWKLETTTDAQGHFELRGVPTASYHIQIAAPDVPDCESPFTDQPLVPVALDKDCPADAQAPCELPPIRACLPFEMPPPY, translated from the coding sequence ATGGGCGCGCGCGGATCACTGATTCTTGGGCTACTTGTCGCCGCCTGTTCCGGGCAGCCCGCTGCAGCGATCCCGCCTCCTGCAGAGGCTCGACCCCTCCCCCCCAAACCGACCGGAAGCACAACGCCGGCCACGGCACGCGCAACACCTGCCCCCGTTGAGTGGCGTTTCCCGGAGGCCACGGAGCCTGGCGAACTGTATGTAGGTGTGCCCGGCCAAGGCGTGCTCCGGCTGGGCCCCGCGGGTTTTGAGGTGGTGCTCGCGACGCCTGAGAGCCCGGTTGCACTCAGCGCTACCCCGAACGGTGCCGTGTTCGCCTCGTTTTACACGTTCGGCACAGCAAAAATCAGCGGAACCAAGGTCACTCACTTGAGCGCCCGAACCTACAGCCACCTGGCCTTCACGAAGCAGGATGATGTCTGGGCGACACCGGATCGCTTCGACTGGGAACTCCACCATTTCTCCGGCGGGAAGTGGATCCCCGTAGCCAAACGCGAAGCGTTCAAGGGGCGCTTCGATGACAACAAGCTCAATGCAATCGCGGTGGTCGAGGACGAAGTCTGGGTTTCCTCGTGGAATGGACTGTTTCTCAAGGAAGGCAGGAAGTGGGCTAAAGTCGCGCCACCCCGTGGGGCCGCGTCGGAGCGAGCGCCGTACGCGCTGATGGTCTTTGACGACCATTTGCTCGCCAGCTACGACGCGGGGCTCTTCATGCGCCTCCCCGGGGCCTGGGCCAAGCTCAACTGGAGTTCGCATGGCATCGGAGCGCTGAACTCCAAAGGACTGGCAGTTGGGCGGCCTGGGGGCGGTAGCCTCGAGGTCGGACAACTCGGACGTGACGAGCCCCAGCTCAGCCTGGACGCAGCGAGGGCAGGTCGAGTCGTGGATCTCAATGTGGACGAAGCAGGACGGATCTGGGTCGTTGGGGACCATGCCTTGCTAGTATTCGATTCCGCGGGGCAACTACTGGTCGAATACGGGCCTGGGAGCCTGCGGGGGTTAGCCGGCCCGGTGCAGTTCCTGGCGACCACCCGCGGCGGCCCGCGCGCGCTGCCCGGACCACACGCGCCAGTGGAGCGAACCATCAAGGGGCGCGTGCAGATCTACAAGAACAGTCATCCGCTGAGAGGAGCTCGTGTGGTGATCTGCTCGGGTCTCCTCGACTGCGACAAGGCGCCCTGGAAACTCGAGACGACGACTGACGCTCAGGGGCACTTCGAGCTCCGAGGCGTGCCCACCGCGAGCTACCACATTCAGATCGCCGCCCCGGACGTCCCAGACTGCGAGTCACCGTTCACCGATCAGCCGCTAGTGCCGGTTGCGCTCGACAAGGACTGCCCCGCCGACGCCCAGGCGCCTTGTGAGCTACCGCCGATCCGCGCGTGTCTGCCGTTCGAGATGCCACCGCCTTATTAG
- a CDS encoding MBL fold metallo-hydrolase, with the protein MRWFSRALAGASEGVAALLGLVCSSCVFPLTIIDDNAARTFTTPSPPAFHTRNPVRKDARLAVLWVGHATTLVQLEDRLVMTDPVFSRTVGILSPRLVAPGLEPADVPRLDAVLISHMHFDHLSLSSLDDIEGQVGQLLVPQRGLIYVPGFDFPTDELRTWHYWERGGLRITAVPVQHVGYRYGADDAWMSTSYTGYVIEYRGLTVYYGGDTGYNQAMFEETRKRFPHIDLALLPIAPIHPRDFMAPTHVDPEEAVRCFRDLGAKVLVPIHFDTFINSHDAPGEAPRRLRAIMRREGLTPQQVRILKHGEQVVLEKQANGEKH; encoded by the coding sequence ATGCGCTGGTTTTCCCGCGCGCTCGCCGGAGCCAGTGAGGGAGTGGCGGCGCTGCTTGGACTGGTCTGCTCCAGCTGCGTCTTTCCACTCACCATCATCGACGACAACGCCGCGCGCACCTTCACCACCCCGTCTCCTCCGGCCTTCCATACGCGGAACCCCGTGCGCAAGGACGCGCGGCTGGCTGTGCTTTGGGTTGGACATGCGACGACCTTGGTGCAGCTCGAGGATCGCTTGGTCATGACGGACCCCGTGTTCTCGCGCACGGTCGGGATTCTTTCCCCCAGGCTCGTCGCCCCCGGTCTGGAGCCCGCAGACGTGCCACGCCTCGACGCCGTGTTGATCAGCCACATGCACTTTGACCACTTGTCGCTGTCATCCCTCGACGACATCGAAGGCCAGGTGGGCCAGCTGTTGGTCCCCCAGCGCGGCTTGATCTATGTCCCTGGGTTCGATTTTCCGACGGATGAGCTGCGAACTTGGCACTACTGGGAACGCGGAGGACTGCGCATCACCGCCGTTCCCGTGCAGCACGTCGGTTATCGCTACGGCGCCGACGACGCCTGGATGTCCACCAGCTACACGGGCTACGTCATCGAGTATCGCGGACTCACCGTCTATTACGGCGGAGATACGGGCTACAACCAGGCGATGTTTGAGGAAACTCGCAAACGGTTTCCCCACATCGACTTGGCGCTGCTTCCAATCGCCCCGATTCATCCTCGGGACTTCATGGCCCCAACCCACGTTGACCCGGAAGAGGCCGTGAGGTGCTTCAGAGACCTCGGCGCGAAAGTCCTCGTGCCGATCCACTTCGACACGTTCATCAACTCTCACGACGCGCCGGGCGAGGCGCCACGGCGACTGCGCGCGATCATGCGCCGAGAGGGTCTCACGCCACAGCAGGTTCGAATCCTGAAACACGGCGAGCAGGTCGTGCTTGAGAAGCAAGCCAACGGCGAAAAGCACTAG
- a CDS encoding YceI family protein yields MTLATWNIDTSHSSVSFAVRHMVFAKVRGRFASWQGALRLDTADLSKSEVEATIEAASIDTGVADRDNHLRSADFFDVEQFPELRFKSTQIEDAGKNKFRLHGELTIHGVTKPVTLDVEYGGQAKDPWGNQRVAFAASTSIDRRDFGLGWNQVLEAGGVLVGEKIEIELEVQAVAAAATEAAQ; encoded by the coding sequence ATGACTCTCGCTACTTGGAACATCGACACCAGCCACTCTTCGGTCTCTTTTGCAGTTCGCCACATGGTCTTCGCCAAAGTGCGCGGCCGCTTCGCTAGCTGGCAAGGTGCGCTCCGCCTGGATACGGCGGACCTCTCCAAGAGCGAGGTCGAAGCGACCATCGAGGCCGCGAGCATCGACACCGGAGTCGCGGATCGGGACAACCACCTGCGTTCCGCTGACTTCTTTGACGTGGAGCAGTTCCCAGAGCTGCGCTTCAAGAGCACTCAAATCGAGGACGCCGGCAAGAACAAGTTTCGTCTCCACGGGGAACTAACCATCCACGGAGTCACCAAGCCGGTCACTCTCGACGTGGAGTACGGTGGGCAAGCCAAGGACCCTTGGGGCAACCAGCGAGTCGCCTTCGCGGCGTCCACTTCCATCGATCGTCGTGACTTTGGCCTTGGCTGGAATCAAGTGCTCGAAGCGGGCGGGGTGCTCGTCGGCGAAAAAATCGAGATTGAGCTCGAGGTGCAGGCCGTCGCTGCGGCCGCGACGGAAGCGGCCCAGTGA
- a CDS encoding DUF885 domain-containing protein has protein sequence MQEFKRTFFDRYVELHPEEATSLGLAQGADRLRDHSPEALRSEAEFWADTQRKLEQLEDAELTLDERLDRLCLQRLVDFQVHATDWMYLALDWSLYPYTMLEVQRIHAETNEERAQLKLRAERVAAFLEQHQANVERGISQQGRAPDSTLRDFFVTTQVPAAIATLKELGLAAAASAYERHLSWMASVPTTDAQSIGEAELVSRLEHMFGIDAAPSELVSSAREDLKSIHEEMIECAREVAPQRGVRDMGDVAELALELQQAKVEGDILQVYRAYVRRAETLVREQELFALPEDYAMSVDVLPPSFAATGGAANWPAPLLAPSKLGHFLVTLDRDAHPLAWAADLTVHEGIPGHHLQSFVWQRRFATTTAPVRFLAVHDQVAIPRGYWAPMLNIEGWAVYAEELMRQAGFFSKREELFVLMAHAVRAARVIADLSLAAGEMTQDAVQQFMMAAACLTERHAWLEARRYAQIPLQASTYHLGRRAIERLRDQTTDLAAFHDRFLGFGPVDPHALIALNAL, from the coding sequence ATGCAGGAATTCAAGCGCACGTTCTTCGATCGCTACGTCGAGCTCCATCCGGAGGAGGCAACCAGCTTGGGGTTGGCTCAGGGAGCAGACCGGCTGCGAGATCACTCCCCGGAAGCGTTGCGTTCAGAGGCTGAGTTCTGGGCCGACACTCAGCGCAAGCTCGAGCAGCTCGAAGATGCTGAGCTAACCCTCGACGAGCGTCTGGATCGCTTGTGCTTGCAGCGCCTCGTGGACTTTCAGGTGCACGCGACGGACTGGATGTACCTCGCGCTGGACTGGTCGCTCTACCCCTACACCATGCTTGAGGTCCAACGTATTCACGCGGAAACAAACGAAGAGCGTGCACAGCTGAAGCTTCGCGCTGAGCGCGTCGCGGCTTTCCTCGAGCAGCATCAAGCCAATGTGGAGCGCGGGATTTCGCAGCAAGGGCGCGCGCCCGACAGCACGCTGCGGGACTTCTTCGTCACGACCCAGGTGCCTGCGGCGATCGCGACTCTGAAGGAACTCGGGCTGGCGGCAGCCGCCAGCGCCTACGAACGGCACCTCAGCTGGATGGCGAGCGTACCCACCACGGACGCGCAGTCCATCGGGGAAGCCGAACTCGTGTCGCGGCTCGAACATATGTTTGGGATCGATGCCGCGCCTTCAGAGCTCGTGAGTTCGGCGCGGGAAGACCTCAAATCGATCCATGAAGAAATGATTGAGTGCGCGCGTGAGGTCGCGCCACAGCGCGGCGTTCGCGACATGGGGGACGTTGCTGAGCTCGCGCTCGAGCTGCAGCAGGCGAAGGTCGAGGGCGACATCCTCCAGGTGTACCGCGCCTACGTTCGGCGCGCGGAAACCCTGGTGCGGGAGCAGGAGCTGTTTGCACTACCAGAAGACTACGCCATGAGCGTCGACGTGTTGCCGCCCAGCTTCGCGGCAACGGGGGGCGCTGCGAACTGGCCTGCGCCGCTCTTGGCTCCGAGCAAGCTCGGACACTTCTTGGTGACGTTGGACCGCGACGCTCACCCCTTGGCGTGGGCGGCGGATCTCACCGTTCACGAAGGCATCCCTGGACATCACTTGCAGAGCTTCGTTTGGCAGCGCCGCTTCGCTACTACTACGGCACCGGTACGTTTCCTTGCGGTACATGACCAGGTGGCGATCCCTCGTGGCTACTGGGCACCGATGTTGAACATCGAAGGCTGGGCGGTGTACGCCGAGGAGCTGATGCGTCAGGCGGGCTTCTTCAGCAAGCGCGAGGAGCTGTTCGTCTTGATGGCGCATGCGGTGCGTGCGGCGCGCGTGATCGCGGATCTGTCCCTCGCTGCCGGTGAGATGACTCAAGACGCCGTTCAGCAGTTCATGATGGCAGCAGCCTGCTTGACCGAGCGTCACGCGTGGCTCGAGGCTCGGCGCTACGCGCAGATCCCCCTCCAGGCTTCGACCTACCACCTCGGTCGAAGAGCCATCGAGCGCCTACGCGATCAGACGACGGACCTCGCGGCATTTCACGACCGCTTTCTCGGCTTCGGTCCCGTGGATCCCCACGCGTTGATCGCGTTGAACGCGCTCTGA